A region from the Gemmatimonadota bacterium genome encodes:
- the recN gene encoding DNA repair protein RecN, whose product MLTELSIRNLAIVDSVTLALSPGFNVLTGETGAGKSIIVEALGLLSGGRASADDVRTGCDRLSVAASFAGAAVDALAPMLDAQGIALDEGRVVLRREVSAAGRSRAWVNDVSVTTTSLAQVGAQLINIHGQHDARGLLDPEVQREIVDRFAGALPLRDRVAAAFDALVAVRTQIERLTRRRSEAIKRADYLRHVVQEIADARLVAGEEARLAEEARRLAHVEELRLHVGQALATLDGDEGSTVDSLGQARRVLAAAARLDPSLEALVGQLEGVMDQLKDAARDLTHYEGALEADPGRLAEVERRRDLVDRLVRKHGGTIEEVLAALATAQGELDLLDTAATDLGALAQRVAGCERDLAAATTALRAARAEAAGRLSEQVTRVFPDLGLVDGRFAVALTPLAEPTRQGGEDVSFVTSLNLGHDPRPLARVASGGELSRVMLALTTVLTRTHRVPTLVFDEVDAGVGGRVATQLGLLLQRVAGDHQVLVITHLAQVAARAHAHVVVTKSADAGVTTADLQRVEGRDRIREVARMLGGAESTAGLRHARELLTTSDGPAR is encoded by the coding sequence GTGCTGACGGAACTCTCGATTCGCAACCTGGCCATCGTCGACAGCGTGACCCTCGCGCTGTCCCCTGGGTTCAATGTGCTGACCGGCGAGACCGGGGCGGGCAAGTCGATCATCGTCGAGGCACTCGGCTTGTTGTCTGGTGGCCGTGCCAGCGCGGACGACGTGCGCACCGGGTGCGACCGACTGAGCGTTGCGGCGAGTTTCGCCGGTGCGGCGGTCGATGCCCTCGCACCCATGCTCGACGCGCAGGGGATTGCGCTGGACGAAGGGCGCGTGGTCTTGCGCCGCGAGGTCTCTGCCGCGGGACGTAGCCGCGCCTGGGTGAACGACGTGTCGGTGACGACGACCTCGCTCGCCCAGGTTGGCGCGCAGCTCATCAACATCCACGGCCAGCACGACGCTCGGGGGTTGCTGGATCCCGAGGTCCAGCGCGAGATCGTTGACCGGTTTGCGGGCGCCCTTCCGCTCCGGGACCGGGTGGCCGCGGCCTTCGATGCGCTGGTGGCCGTCCGGACGCAGATCGAGCGACTGACGCGCCGTCGCAGCGAGGCGATCAAGCGCGCGGACTACCTGCGGCACGTGGTCCAGGAAATCGCCGATGCGCGCTTGGTTGCCGGTGAGGAGGCACGCCTGGCGGAAGAAGCGCGGCGCCTGGCGCACGTCGAGGAGCTGCGACTGCACGTGGGGCAGGCACTGGCCACCCTCGATGGCGACGAGGGGAGTACCGTGGATTCGTTAGGCCAGGCGCGCCGGGTGCTCGCCGCGGCGGCCCGACTGGATCCATCGCTCGAAGCCCTCGTCGGTCAGCTGGAGGGGGTCATGGACCAGCTGAAAGACGCCGCCCGCGACCTCACGCACTACGAGGGGGCGCTCGAGGCCGACCCCGGGCGCCTCGCGGAGGTGGAGCGTCGGCGCGACCTGGTGGATCGCCTGGTGCGGAAACATGGTGGCACCATCGAGGAAGTGTTGGCGGCCCTGGCCACGGCCCAGGGCGAACTGGACCTGCTCGATACCGCGGCCACCGACCTTGGGGCGCTGGCGCAGCGCGTGGCCGGCTGCGAGCGAGATCTCGCCGCGGCGACGACCGCGTTGCGGGCGGCGCGCGCGGAAGCTGCCGGTCGTTTGTCTGAGCAGGTGACGCGGGTGTTCCCGGACCTCGGGCTCGTGGACGGCCGTTTTGCCGTGGCCCTCACCCCGCTCGCGGAACCGACACGGCAGGGAGGGGAAGATGTCTCGTTCGTCACCTCGTTGAACCTGGGGCACGACCCGCGCCCCCTCGCCCGTGTGGCCTCGGGTGGGGAACTCTCCCGCGTGATGCTGGCCCTGACGACCGTGCTGACCCGGACGCACCGGGTGCCCACCCTGGTGTTCGATGAGGTCGATGCCGGGGTGGGGGGGCGCGTGGCGACACAGCTGGGACTCCTGCTGCAGCGCGTGGCGGGGGATCACCAGGTGCTGGTCATCACGCACCTCGCCCAGGTGGCCGCCCGGGCGCATGCGCATGTGGTGGTGACCAAGTCGGCCGATGCCGGCGTCACCACCGCGGACCTCCAGCGTGTCGAGGGACGTGACCGGATCCGCGAGGTTGCGCGCATGCTCGGTGGGGCGGAGAGCACCGCAGGCCTGCGGCACGCGCGGGAGCTCCTGACGACGTCCGACGGCCCGGCTCGTTGA
- a CDS encoding NAD(+)/NADH kinase, whose protein sequence is MKVLGVVGNREYPELASFLDRLLRVAPAAGVALAFEPTLHELVPQAMRMDDPEQVDGLVTLGGDGTFLRGARVLAGRTAPVLGVNLGRLGFLTACGGDEAETAIRRFAEGDYVSESRMMLEAQLSRSGVDLESWFALNDVVLHQGGKARVIRLVIDANGERIASYAADGLIVATPTGSSAYSLSSGGPIVSPELDSIILTPISPHTLSVRPLLLAPGATVSLRVADDESEQLLTVDGQESAEFVHGDVLSVRRAERRVELVRFPETTFFARMRHKLGWGGA, encoded by the coding sequence ATGAAGGTGCTCGGCGTCGTCGGCAACCGGGAGTATCCGGAGCTTGCGTCCTTCCTCGATCGCCTCCTGCGCGTGGCGCCGGCCGCGGGAGTGGCCTTGGCTTTCGAACCCACCCTGCATGAGTTGGTCCCGCAGGCGATGCGGATGGATGACCCCGAGCAGGTCGACGGCCTGGTGACGTTAGGCGGCGATGGGACCTTCCTGCGCGGCGCGCGGGTCCTGGCCGGGCGCACCGCGCCGGTGCTGGGCGTCAACCTCGGTCGGTTGGGTTTCCTCACGGCGTGCGGGGGCGATGAGGCGGAGACGGCCATTCGTCGCTTTGCCGAGGGTGACTACGTGTCCGAGTCCCGCATGATGCTTGAGGCCCAGTTGTCGCGGAGTGGGGTGGACCTCGAGAGCTGGTTTGCCCTGAACGACGTCGTGCTGCACCAGGGCGGCAAGGCCCGCGTCATCCGCCTGGTGATCGATGCCAATGGGGAGCGCATCGCGTCGTACGCGGCCGACGGATTGATTGTGGCGACGCCGACGGGTTCCAGCGCGTACTCGCTGTCCTCCGGTGGGCCCATCGTCTCTCCCGAGTTGGACTCGATCATCCTGACGCCCATTTCCCCGCATACCCTCAGTGTGCGCCCGCTGCTGCTGGCCCCCGGGGCGACGGTGAGCCTGCGTGTCGCGGATGATGAGAGCGAGCAACTCCTCACGGTGGATGGACAGGAAAGCGCTGAGTTCGTGCACGGCGATGTCCTGTCCGTTCGCCGGGCGGAGCGGCGCGTGGAGTTGGTGCGCTTTCCCGAGACCACCTTCTTCGCCCGCATGCGCCACAAGCTCGGGTGGGGCGGGGCCTGA